The genomic region tatatatatatatatatatatatatatatatatatatatatatatatatatattatatacttatacttataaattataataataattaaatacatCATAGTtgttgattaatttttattaatccattaattttctgatttttatacagatggatCGGATTGATCGGACTAAATGGATGTACGACATAGGACGGACTAGCCCCGACTATCTGAAACGGCTTGAAGAAATTATAACCATTGCGGAGACTGATCAATTAAATAAAGGAAGCACTGTAATCACTTGTCCTTGTAAAAAATGTATGAATGGGAAGTCCTTCAAGGACTCTACCGATATCAGAAATCATCTTATAATAAACGGATTTATGAGAGGGTACACGTGTTGGTCTTATCACGGTGAATCATTAATCGATCATAACCCAGGCTCTTTAGATTCCAATCAATTAAACGAAAAAGATTCATACATTAGTTATAACGATAATTTTGAGGCCATGTTTGAGGATATTGAGGATAATTTTGACGAAAAGTATCATGAGAAATTTGAACAACTTAAAGTTGACTCTGAAAAACATTTATACAACGGTTGTACGAAATTTTCAAAACTTTCTGCCGTGATAAAACTGTTAAATATAAAAGCAAACAATGGTTGGAGCGACACAAGTTTCACTAGCTTGTTAGAGTTGTTGCATAAAATGCTCCCCGAAGATAATGAGTTGCCGGTTTCAAGATACTATGCCAAGAAATTGATGTGCCCGATGGAATTGGAAATACAAAGAATACATGCATGTCCAAATGATTGTATGCTATACAGGAATGAAAATGAAAACCTTCATGAATGTAAGGTATGTGGTACATCTaggtataaatgtggaaaaccaactGACGAAGACACTGATGAAAATGGACCTCCTGCAAAAGTATTGTGGTATTTCCCTATCATACCAAGATTGAAGAGGTTATTTGCAAATACCAAAAATGCAAAATTATTACGTTGGCATGCGGAAGAGCGTAAAAAGGATGGAAAAATAAGACATGTGGCCGATTCAGTTCAATGGAGAACTATTGATAATGAATTTGAAGACTTTGGGAATGAGATACGAAACATTAGGTTGGGACTTAGTTCAGATGGAATGAATCCTTTTGGAGATTTGGGTAGCGGTCATAGCACGTGGCCTGTTTTGTTATGCATTTACAACCTTCCATCTTGGCTATGTATGAAACGAAAACACACAATGCTATCCCTTTTAATTCAAGGCCCAAAACAACCTGGAAACGACATTGATGTTTATTTGGCACCGTTGTTTGATGACTTAAAGTTACTATGGGATAACGGTGTACAAGTCTATGATTCATACAAGAAAGAGTACTTCCAACTACGGGCAATGCTTTTTTGCACCATTAATGATTTTCCAGCATATGGTAATTTGTCTGGATATACTACGAAAGGGAAAAAGGCATGTCCTATTTGTGAGAAAAATACTCACTCGATATGGTTGAAAAATTGTAGGAAACCAGCATTTATGGGACATAGAAGAGAGCTTGCTATGAATCACCCTTATCGCTTCAAAAATGACTTATTTGATGGTACTGTAGAGAAAAGCGTTCTACCACCACGATCGGATGGAAAAACTATTTTCAAAATGGTTAGGAAGCTAAAAGTTGTGTTGGGAAAAACCGGTAATGGTCCGCCGAAAGGGATGTGGAAAAAAAAAATCCATATTTTGGGAATTACCATATTGGAAGCATTTGTGCGTCCGACATTGTCTAGATGTTATGCATATCGAGAAAAATGTTTGTGAAAGTTTGGTGGGGTTACTGTTAAACATTCCTGGAAAAACAAAAGACGGAATTAAGGTACGAAAGGACATGGAACTAATGAATATCAGACCTGAGTTAACACCTAAACCAATACCAGGAAGGATCACCAAGTTTCTTCCCCCAGCTTGTTACACCACGTCGAAGGACGAGAAAACTAAATTTTGCGAATGTTTATATGGTGTTAAGGTTCCATCAGGTTATTCGTCTAACATTAGGAAATTGGTTTCGATGAAAGATTTGAAGTTATCCGGTATGAAGTCACATGACTGTCATGTACTAATGACTCAGATGATTTCTATTGCAATTCGTGGAATTTTACCTGACCGCATATGACACACAATAACAAAACTATGCTTATTTTTCAACATGATTCATTCGAAGGTGATTGATCCTAAGGTTTTGAATGAATATCAAAGAGATATTATACTCACTCTTTGTGAACTTGAGATGTATTTTCCACCTTCTTTCTTTGATGTCATGGTTCACTTGGTTTCTCACATTGTCGGAGAAATCAAGGAATCCGGTCCAGTTTTCTTACGCTACATGTATCCATTCGAAAGATATATGAGTATCTTAAAAGGGTATGTAAGGAACCACAATCGACCAGAAGGTAGTATCGTCGAAGGATATGCTTTCGAAGAGGCCATCGACTTCTGCACAGAATATATGGATGGGATCAAAAGTGTCGGGATTCGATTAAGTCGACATGAAGGTAGACTATTTGGCCAAGGGACAATTGGGCGCGATTTGGGGTATCCAAAAAATGTTGGCGATATACATGACGCACATTTTACTGTGTTACAACACACTACAGCTATTGATCCGTATATACAGGAGCACGATTCGTGCTTGAAACGAGAGAACCGTCAATGGAATGCAAAATGGTTGGCTAAACAACACAAAAACAAATTTTCAGAATGGTTGAAAGATAAAGTTAGGAGCACACTTCCATATGTTGATAAAACAGTACAGGTTTTAGCATTCGGTCCCAGACAAGTGATAAGATATCAAGGCTATGAGATTAATGGGTATACATTTCACACCAAAACACAATATGATAAGGGTAGGACATGAAATAGCGGAGTGACGGTCATAGCCTCTCAGACTGAAGTAACCATTGTCAACCGTGAAGAAAGATTAAGGATCGCTGAAAACTCATATTACGGTGTCATTGAAGAAATATGGGAATTAGAATACGGCGGTTCGATCTGTGTACCCTTGTTTACGTGTAAGTGGTCTGATAATCAAAAAGGAGTTAAAATTGATGAAGATGGTTTTATGACAGTAAATTTATCCACTAATGGTTATCCAACAGAACCATTCGTTTTAGCAACACTAGTTACCCAAGTATTTTATATTGAAGACCCGAAGGAAAGCAGGTGGCATGTGGTACAATTCGGAAAATGACGAATTGTTGGTGTTGAAGATGTTGTCGATGAGGAAGAATACGACCAATTTGACGAGTTACCTCCCTTTTCAGTCGGTGTTGCACCTATGAATGAAGTTAatgaaaatgatacaatttatttcaGAGAAGACCACCGTGAGGGAGATGAGGTCCAAGATACATAAAAatttattattgatatttttattatgaagTTGTAGGTATTTTTTAATTATTGAATttagattttttaaattttttatacaCACTAGATTTATTGTgttaatatttaatacttattgatattatttttatacagtaagcttttattattattttactgaaatctattattattattattatttttaataatattagtattattttcttAATCATGTAATTAAACCAATTATTGAAATTAAGATTGATAATTGTTACCCGCTAAATAATTCATCATCGACCGCCAAATTATTAAAATCTATTCAAATAATCCAAATCTAATACACGATTACACAAAAACCAACTCAGATCAACTTTCTTCTCGTAACCGCCATCGAACAACACGACTTCAACCCTAATACCCCAAGCTTCGATCGAAAACCCCTAAATCATTTACTACAATACTCGGATGCTTCGACATATTTGAATTCTTAATTAAACAATTGGAATTCTTCATTAACCTATTTCCTGCTTCAAGTCGAACCAACTGCATAAAATCGACAATATCTGCTTCAATCATTTATCATGGTACGTGTATTAATTGCTTATAGTACATCTATATATAGCTAATTAGGATagatgtatttatacatatacagAATTATGAATTATAATTTATGAATATTGTGTCTGTACAGTTATAAGTGTAAATGGTTTTGTACAGTTAATTGAAAATGTTAGTAATTTTATGTACAgttaattatgaattatgaattatgaattatgaatatgaattatgaatATTGTGTACAGAATTATGAATCTAATGGTTTTGTACAGAATTATGAATTATAAATTATGAATATTATGAATTATGATTTATGAATACTGTgtctatattaaattatgatttatGAATATTGTGTCTGTACAGAATTATGGTTTTGTACAGAATTATGAATTATGAGTATTGTGTATGTACAGTTAATTGAAAATTTTAGTAATGTTACATTTGTATTTACTAATGTGTATGGTGTACAGAATCAAAACAATAACACTGCAATTGATATGGGTGTTGTTGCTCAACAACCACAAAGGAATAATAAGACAAAGAGATGTGTTAACAAACTAAAAACACCAGTGGTTCCAATTGAGATAGAGTTTAACAATTTCGGGGAAGCCATTGGAGAAAATCAAAAGATTTTTTCCACTAATATAGGTGTTATAACTAGGCGAAGGATTGATTATCTTGTAGATGATTGGCAACTAATACCTCCAGAGGATAAAGATGCATTATGGTTGGAAATCAAGGTAACCAATTAGTGATTTTAGCGTATGTAATCGTTATTTATTTATGTATCAACTAAGTTTAATTCAACAGGAAACACATTTCATCCGAGATGATTTTGCAAAGATAAAAACACTTCATCATTGCAACGGAGCGTTTAAGAGATTTAGGCAAAAGTTACGCAAGTATATGGATGATAAACTGCTTCCTTATGAAGAAGTTGAAGATTACTTTTTCATTACCCCGGATAAATGGAGAACGTTTTGTGAACGAGAAAACACACCAGCAAAAAGGGTTAGTTTTATTCATTGAACATCTAATGGTTTTGTATTTAGATTGTGCTATTTTAACTGATGTGTTCTGTAATCATATGTAACAGGTTAAGGCTCTACGAGAACGAGGGAGGAAAAACGTGTTGGAACAAAATAAAGATAATTATGCCCGTGTTGGTCGTTCAGGATATCGTGGCCTTGAAAAAAAGTGGGAGCTGGAAAAAAATGATCCTAACAAGCGTACGATATACCATGATATCAGTAATCCCGCTGCGAGGAATTATGTTTTGGGCAGGATGAGGCCAGATAAAGAAGTGAAGACGAAATCTCCCGAGACAAATTCATCGCTTATAGATAAAATTGTATTAGAATTTAATTTGTATTAATTTATATTCTTATAATTAAGTATTTAAAATACTTGTATAACATAAACTTTTTTGTTGATTTGTTTCAGGTTAGGACGGATAAAGAGGGTGGGGATGCGTTGTTAGAACATGTAGGGAAAGAACATGGAGGTAGAACTAGGGGTCTTAGTAGCATGTTAGGCTATAGCACGGGCCTACATCGAAAAAGACAAAAGGTAGAACAAGTATTTACAGTGGAAAAGATAAGGGCAATAGTAGACGAGCGTATAGAAGAGCGTAAAACAAAAGAAAATTCCGGATCACATGCTGACTCAGAGATACAGATGCCACTAATGGACGCACAAGTAGTAGATGAACAAGTGATGAGGCATGATGAGGTAGTTGATAACAATCAAGATCTGGAAGAACAAATGAGAGTTGAGGAAATGCGTAGAGAGGATGAAAGGCAGATAGAGGAGGAAAAAACGAGGGCGGAGGAAAGGCGTAGAGAGGAGGACAGGCGGATAGAGGTACAAAAGAGTTGGGAGGAGGAAAGGTATAGAGAGGAGGAACAGAGGAGACAGGTTGAACAGTGAAGAGAGGTTGAACAGCAAAGGGTGACGAAACAACATAACGTGGAGGGACTAGCCATGCAAAATCAAGGGTCTCGTGAATTGATGGATCGGGTGAAATATAAATCACTGTTAAATTTTCAAACTACACAGGTAATTGGCAGTTTTTTATTCACTTAAAATTGGATTATAAACTAATAAATACATTTCTTGTTTTGCTGATGTTTTTAGGAGCCGGTTGTAGTCTTCTTATTTGACCCGGATCGTATAGACCATATTGTATGTGCTAAGGGTACGATATACCCAACCAACGAAGATACAGAAGTAGATGGGGAAAAAGTGTTACCTTTTTACATGAAGGTTAAAATAACAAAAATTAGTAAGGGTTACATGTCCATGAGAACTCCAATACCGCTAAAAGGCATTTCAAAAGATTCGAAGAAGGAGATCTTAAAGGATGTCATAGGATCACATGTTCAATGGCCTGTTATGAAACTGGCTCCCTTCGATTGTACTGTGCAAGAAAGTAATGGGAAAATAACAGGGTTGACACCACAAACAGTGATTGAATTGCaacaaataaaggttattgtttttACTCTCAattattttaaaaattttactcatTATTCTTCTATGTGATACATAACTTTATACTTTTAACTATAAATGTAATTTTTCCTTATTCATGTTCACTATAGACGCATACAGAAATTATGTTGCTGAATCCCAAAAGTACAGAACTTATACCGTGTGCTAGGGGGATTTTGTATGAAACCAACCATACCCTAATACATGGACAACGTATGTTACCAGGATACATGAAGGTGTCGATAAAACATGTCCTGCCTCGCTATGAATCTGTGTTGCTTCCAATACCAGATAAATATTTTGAGATTAATACATTGAAGGAAGCTGTAGGGGCTTTCATACCATGGCCTGTCTTGAGAATGTGTCTGTTAAATAAAAAGGTACCTACATAATTGCTTATTTTTAGAATTTCCTAAAATGATAAATCACTAACATACAACAGTAACTACAAAACTAGTGTGATTAGTAACTATTTTTTAATGTAAATATTATATTTGTTAACAGGAGGGTGAAACAAAATCAAACACTGgtgaatttcaaaaaaaaaaatgaaatgataaAAATGTTTCTCCAAGTAATAAGCAGATTGATATAAGTGCTGCTCCTATTAGTAAGCAGGTATATGTTCAAATTAGTACTTACCATATATAATTCAacttacaaaattatattaatatataagaaAATTTTGATGATGTGGTCTTCAGGTTGTTGCAACTAACCAACCAATAACAGATTTACAAAAAAATGAAAAAACAAGATGTGCTTACCCAGCTGATCATATTGGAGAATGCCATACCCGACAGACCAATTGTACAAGAAGTGTATACTATATGGATGACTAGAGAAGATCCTACATCCGGATGTACACTTAATACCCCTCCTGGTATGTTTGCAGGCGTAACAGGTAATTTGGTAACTACGATTGATGTTGATGACATCATGACATTTTGGAAAAAGGGTTGGTTGGATTGCAGCATTATATTTTCCTTCATAATGTAAGTACATTTATATTATCTTTTGCACATGTTTTCATATTCATATAGGTTACATTGAGAGTAACATGTTTTCATATGTATCATATTTTACTTATGCACATGTTTGACTATAGTTTAAGTTGAACGGTAACATCATATGGCCTTTTACTTCATATTTGTCAGGGGTATACACAACTTTATGAAAATAGCCTTTACCAAACCATATGGGTTAATTAACCCTTATTCAATACTAAGCAATTTGATTGAATCTGGCAAAAATGATGTGATAGACTACTTGAAGACCGCCTTCAAATCTACTTATGATTATTTCTTCGCAGCATATGTTCAGAAGTATGTAAATCTTCAAattatatcattactaatatatataacaatgcttatatatatatatatatatatatatatatatatatatatatatatatatatatatatatatatatatatatatatatatatatatatatatatatatatatatatatatatatatatattatcttctaAATGAACGTTGTTTTTATTTTTCTAGAGGCCACTGGGTATTGTTTTTTGTATCGCTAAAAGAGAACAAAGGAATTATACTTGATTCACTGAATAGGAAACAACAGGAGACGATAAACAATTATCTACTTGCAGATTGTATAAATCAATAAGActactttgtttattttaattaattgtttatttaaatattattttaaataacagTATTCTGCATTAACTGttaattatttgtatttttatctaaTTTTCAACAGGGCTAGGGGTCCTTTGAAATGGGAAGTAGTCAAGGTTTGTATAAACATCTCATAGTCTTATGTTAATGTTGAGGTTCATATGTTTATGTTAATGTTATTGTATACGTTTTACATGTTAAATGCGTTTgcactttgaaatgtcccgttcatattgattataaacgttccatattaattgatttcgtcgcgaggttttgacctctatatgagacgtttttcaaagactgcattcatttttaaaacaaccataacctttattttatcgataaaggtttaaaaagcattacttagattatcaaataatgataatctaaaatataccgtttacacacgaccattacataatggtttacaataagaatatattacatcaaaaataagtttcttgaatgcagtttttacacaatatcatacaaccatggactccaaatcttgtccttattttagtatgcaacagcggaagctcttaataatcacctgagaataaacatgcttaaaacgtcaacaaaaatgttggtgagttataggtttaacctatatattatcaaatcataataatagaccacaagatttcatatttcaatatacatccaatatgtcacgacccggaaaatttcgactaattttaaatcaaactctcaatacgatttaatatttttgacacaataagaaaagtttgttaggttgagtctcaaaaggtttgatgaaatgtcccgttcttattgattaaaaacgttccatattaattgatttcgttgcgaggttttgacctctatatgagacatttttcaaagactgcattcatttttaaaacaaaccataacctttatttcataaataaaggtttaaaaagctttatgtagattatcaaataatgataatctaaaatatcctgtttacacacgaccattacataatggtttacaatacaaatatgttacatcgaaataagtttcttgaatgcagtttttacacaatatcatacaaacatggactccaaatcttgtccttattttagtattcaacagcggaagctcttagtattcacctgagaataaacatgctttaaacgtcaataaaaatgttggtgagttataggtttaacctatatatatatatatcaaatcgtaacaatagaccacaagatttcatatttcaatacacatcccatacatagagataaaaatcattcatatggtgaacacctggtaaccgacattaacaagatgcatatataagaatatccccatcattccgggacacccttcggatatgatataaatttcgaagcactaaagcatctggtactttggatggggtttgttaggcccaatagatctatctttaggattcgcgtcaattagggtgtctgttccctaattcttagattaccagacttaataaaaaggggcatattcgatttcgataattcaaccatagaatgtagtttcacgtacttgtgtctattttgtaaatcatttataaaacctgcatgtattctcatccccaaaaatattagattataaaagtgggactataactcactttcacagatttttacttcgtcgggaagtaagacttggccactggttgattcacgaacctataacaatatatacatatatatcaaagtatgttcaaaatatatttacaacacttttaatatattttgatgttttaagtttattaagtcagctgtcctcgttagtaacctacaactagttgtccacagttagatgtacataaataaatcgataaatattatcttgaatcaatccacgacccagtgtatacgtatctcagtattgatcacaactcaaactatatatattttggaatcaacctcaaccctgtatagctaactccaacattcacatatagagtgtctatggttgttccgaaatatatatagatgtgtcgacatgataggtcgaaacattgtatacgtgtctatggtatctcaagattacataatatacaatataagttgattaagttatggttggaatagatttgttaccaatttttacgtagctaaaatgagaaaaattatccaatcttgttttacccataaattcttcattttaaatccgttttgagtgaatcaaattgctatggttttatattgaactctattttatgaatctaaacagaaaaagtataggtttatagtcggaaaaataagttacaagtcgtttttgtaaaggtagtcatttcagtcgaaagaacgacatctagatgaccattttagaaaacatacttccactttgagtttaaccataattttttgatatagtttcatgttcataataaaaatcattttcccagaataacaacttttaaatcaaagtttaacatagtttttaattaactaacccaaaacagcccgcggtgttactacgacggcgtaaatccggttttacggtgtttttcgtgtttccaggttttaaatcattaagttagcatatcatatagatatagaacatgtgtttagttgattttaaaagtcaagttagaaggattaacttttatttgcgaacaagtttagaattaactaaactatgttatagtgattacaagtttaaaccttcgaataagatagctttatatgtatgaatcgaatgatgttatgaacatcattactactgcaagttccttggataaacctactgaaaatgagaaaaatagttctagcttcaaaggatccttggatggattgaaagttcttgaagcagaatcatgacacgaaaacaatttcaagtaagatttccactcgaaataagattgttatagttatagaaattgaataaaattttgaatatgattattaccttgtattagaaagataacctactgtaagtaataaaggtttcttgatgttggatgattacttggaatggatttagaaaacttggaagtaaacttgcaatcttggaagtattcttgattttatgaaactagaacttttggaatttatgaagaacacttagaacttgaagatagaacttgagagagatcaattagataaagaaaattgaagaatgaaagtgtttgtaggtgtttttggtcgttggtgtatggattagatataaaggatatgtaattttgttttcatgtaaataagtcatgaatgattactcatatttttgtaattttatgagatatttcatgctagttgccaaatgatggttcccacatgtgttaggtgactcacatgggcagctaagagctgatcattggagtgtatataccaatagtacatacatctaaaagctgtgtattgtatgagtacgaatacgggtgcatacgagtagaattgttgatgaaactgaacgaggatgtaattgtaagaatttttgttaagtagaagtattttgataagtttcttgaagtctttcaaaagtgtatgaatacatattaaaatactacatgtatatacattttaactaagtcgttaagtcatcgttagtcgttacatgtaaatgttgttttgaaacctttaggttaacgatcttgttgaatgttgttaacccattgtttattataacaaatgagatgttaaattgttatattatcatgatattatgatatataatatatcttagtatgatatatatacagttaaatgtcgttacaacgataatcgttacatatatgtctcatttcgaaatcattaagttagtagtcttatttttacatatgtatttcatttttaatacacttaataatatatttacttatcatttaacataattaaccaagtgtatcaatatcttaatatgattcatatgtacctagtaagacgttgttataacgataatcgttatatatatcgttttcgagtttcttaaattaatagtctcatttttatgtatataactcattgttaaaatacctaatgagataaatacttataataaaatcatgttaactatatatataaccatatatatgtcatcgtatagtttttacaagttttaacgttcgtgaatcaccggtcaacttgggtggtcaattgtctatatgaaacctatttcaattaatcaagtcttaacaagtttgattgcttaacatgttggaaacacttaatcatgtaaataacaatttcatttaatatatatataaacatggaaaagttcgggttactacatttgaactgtttcatatattcaattgaccttcgactgttctcgacgattcacgaacaactaattgtaaatagatacatgtatatttaaatatatatatatatatatatatatatatatatatatatatatatatatatatatatatatatatatatatatatatatatgtatgtaaatatttcttgtatatatatataattatattaaaaataaataatctatttattttagtagttaaaacttgctatttaaaactgtttgcatatagaaagagaatacattaaaaataactgatttcgagcctaattagtaaacgtcagtaacactcgattgacattttattagttttaatatagatgtaatacatgttcatgaatgattaagataaaagtttcactgtaaattaattacgaagattttagatttgttaaaaatatttttacatttttaagtttaaatattagtactccgtataagATAAATtgtaacagaaaataaataattattgaacctttttgatcaggtttcgaacagttaatgagtgaaataattaaatatatttaatctaaaaatttggaaattttaggaacacttttatacattaactgtttagcaataggcACGATATAGCACTTCGTGGGAGAA from Rutidosis leptorrhynchoides isolate AG116_Rl617_1_P2 chromosome 9, CSIRO_AGI_Rlap_v1, whole genome shotgun sequence harbors:
- the LOC139867970 gene encoding uncharacterized protein — protein: MDRIDRTKWMYDIGRTSPDYLKRLEEIITIAETDQLNKGSTVITCPCKKCMNGKSFKDSTDIRNHLIINGFMRGYTCWSYHGESLIDHNPGSLDSNQLNEKDSYISYNDNFEAMFEDIEDNFDEKYHEKFEQLKVDSEKHLYNGCTKFSKLSAVIKLLNIKANNGWSDTSFTSLLELLHKMLPEDNELPVSRYYAKKLMCPMELEIQRIHACPNDCMLYRNENENLHECKVCGTSRYKCGKPTDEDTDENGPPAKVLWYFPIIPRLKRLFANTKNAKLLRWHAEERKKDGKIRHVADSVQWRTIDNEFEDFGNEIRNIRLGLSSDGMNPFGDLGSGHSTWPVLLCIYNLPSWLCMKRKHTMLSLLIQGPKQPGNDIDVYLAPLFDDLKLLWDNGVQVYDSYKKEYFQLRAMLFCTINDFPAYGNLSGYTTKGKKACPICEKNTHSIWLKNCRKPAFMGHRRELAMNHPYRFKNDLFDGTVEKSVLPPRSDGKTIFKMVRKLKVVLGKTDVMHIEKNVCESLVGLLLNIPGKTKDGIKVRKDMELMNIRPELTPKPIPGRITKFLPPACYTTSKDEKTKFCECLYGVKVPSGYSSNIRKLVSMKDLKLSGMKSHDCHVLMTQMISIAIRGILPDRI